Sequence from the Dehalococcoidia bacterium genome:
TCCAGTCAGCCGAAAGAGCAGGTCAGTTATCCAAGGAAAAAACTATCCTGGAACCGACTAGTGGTAATACAGGTATTTCCTTAGCAATGGTTACGCAGAGGTTAGGCTATAAGTTCACGGCTGTTATGCCTGACAATGTAAGCAAAGAGAGAAGTGATTTGCTTACGGCCTACGGAGCCGAAATTGTGTACTCCCCCGGAGAGCAAGGGTCTAACGGATCTATTGTGATGGCTAAGGAGATGGCTGGTAGAGACAGTAAATTTTTTATGCTTTATCAGTATGGAAACAATGAAAACCCACGAGCGCATTATGAAACTACCGGACCTGAAATCTACAGAGATGTTCCAGAGATAACACATTTTGTAGCGGGGCTTGGTACAGGTGGGACGCTAATGGGGGTTGGGCGCTACCTGAAAGAAATTAATCCCGCAATAGAAATAATTGCTGCTGCTCCTGAAGTGGACGATCGTATTCAAGGACTAAGAAGTTTGGAAGAAGGATTTGTTCCTCCGATCTTAGATTTGTCGCTGTTAGACTCGAGAATAATGATTAGCGGAGAAGAGAGTTTTCGAATGACTTCGCTATTGTTGAAAAATGAAGGTGTTTTTGCTGGAGTTTCGTCCGGAGCTGTATTAGGTGCTGCTCGCCGAATTGCAAGCAGAGTGCAACAAGCTAATATCGTTTGCCTGTTTGCGGACGGTGGCTGGAAATATCTGAGCACAGGCTTGTGGTCTAAAGAGTATGAGGATCTTCAAGAAGAAATAGAAGGTAAGGTTTGGTGGTAAGGAAATTTGATAGCTTTCCCGGAGACGCCAATGGGAGGCAAAGATTGCGATTTCATGTTTCTGTCCGCACTTTTTCACATAGTCCCAGTAAAATGCTTATTGAAGCAATGGAGCGAGAGAATGTGAATTTTGGGATGGAAGAGCAGTCGTTTAATAGTGATGCCCTTCTTTTAGATCTGCTGGATATTCATCCGCATGAAATGGGTAATATACTTCGGCATCTGCAGCCTTCCAAAATACCGGTAATTGCAGCCATTGCTTCAGCCCAGATCGGCCTTGTGGATTCCTCCTTAGATGTTTCAGATTTTATAGTTGTTCCATGGTCCAAAGGGGAATTATCGCTTAGGATATCGCAGCAGATCGGGCGCAACACGGTAA
This genomic interval carries:
- a CDS encoding cysteine synthase, giving the protein MRSNNLIDSIGNTPIVELPSLSPKKEVHIFAKLEGSNPTGSVKDRIARGMIQSAERAGQLSKEKTILEPTSGNTGISLAMVTQRLGYKFTAVMPDNVSKERSDLLTAYGAEIVYSPGEQGSNGSIVMAKEMAGRDSKFFMLYQYGNNENPRAHYETTGPEIYRDVPEITHFVAGLGTGGTLMGVGRYLKEINPAIEIIAAAPEVDDRIQGLRSLEEGFVPPILDLSLLDSRIMISGEESFRMTSLLLKNEGVFAGVSSGAVLGAARRIASRVQQANIVCLFADGGWKYLSTGLWSKEYEDLQEEIEGKVWW